In Sulfuricurvum sp., the sequence CCATTTCAACTGGGATAACAATCTTTTGTTAATGGCGGGGCTTAACTTTGCATTCGGTGAAAAAGTACAACCTGCTGCTCCTGTTCCCACTCCGGTACCGGTCCCAACTCCAAAACCTGTCGTAGCTGCTCCGGCACCGAAACCGGTTGTTGTAGCTGCTCCGATCGATAGTGATGGAGACGGTGTATTTGATCCTCAAGATAAATGTCCTGACACTCCTAAAGGATTCAAAGTAGATTCTGACGGTTGTCCGTTAAAAGCGACACTTCACTTGAACTTTGCAACCGATTCAAATAAAGTCGATGCAGAAGGAACAGCTAAAGTGGATGCATTCGCATCATTCCTAAAAGAGAGCCCTGCTTATAAAGCAAATATCGTAGGTCATACTGACAGTACCGGTTCGGATAAATACAACCAAAAACTTTCAGAAAAACGTGCAGAAGCCGTTAAAAACATGCTTATTAAAGACGGTGTAGCGTCTGAACGTTTGACATCTGAAGGTATGGGTGAAAAAATGCCGGTTGCTTCTAATAAAACCAAAGAAGGACGTGCTGAAAACCGTCGTATCGAAGTGGAACTTTGCAAATAAGCTAAGTGTTCTTTTCTCTTTCCCGCATCCGCGGGAAATACTCTTCTACTTTTTAACTTTATCCTCGAATTTTTTCATGAATTTTTCTATCTTAGGTGCGATTACCGCATAGCAGTACCCTTGTGTCGGGTGTTCCGCATAATAGTTTTGGTGGTATTCTTCAGCAGGAAAAAATACAGGAGCTGGAGAAAGTTCGGTTACAATCTGCTCACTCCACCCCTTTTGTGCTTCTGCCATCGAACCGAGTGCTTTCTCTTTTTGATCGTCATTTATGTAAAAAATGACAGAACGGTATTGTGTCCCGCGATCTGCTCCCTGAGCATTTAACGTTGTGGGATTATGTACTTCCCAAAAAATTTCTAAAATCTGTTCATAATTGATAATCTCAGGATCATACGTAATTTCAACCACTTCAGCATGTCCAGTTGCACCGCTGCATACTTGTTCATAATTAGGATTTGGACGTGCTCCACCTGCATAACCGCTGATAGCACTGCACACTCCATTTACTCGATTATAAACCGCTTCAATACACCAAAAACACCCGCCGCCCAAAAGGGCTTTTTCACTGCATCCCATACTCGCTCCTAATTTTTAGGTGATTATCCGCTTTTTCAACTGCTAAACGGCTCAGATACGAAAAGCACTTTTAAAATTTAAGAACAGCAAGAGCCCCCGCTGCAACTTTTATTTTTTTTGTTCAAACGAGCTTGAATCAAGTTATAGGCAATCAATACAAGTAAAATACCGGCTCCGATATTCTCTATCCACCCATGGGCTTCTTGATGGGAAAGCATCCCGCGTATTGCAGTCGCATCAAAAAAGAGATCGAATACTATCCCGAATCCGACACTCCCGATGATAATACTGCCTAAATATATGATTAATGCCTTAGTCCCAAGCATCGATTTCACAACCCCCATAGTCACCGTATTGGTTGCCGGTCCCGCACTCAAAAATACAAACGCGGCTCCGGGAGAAACCCCAGCTAAAATCAACGATGCGGCAATCGGTAACGAAGCGGTTGCACAGACATACATTGGAGCCGCAATCGCTACGGCAATAAGATACCCTAACCATCTGCTGTCCGTAAAATAATGACTCAAATTCCCAGGAATCATCATCGAGATAAAGGCACCGATAATTAATCCCCATAACAACGGGGATGCGATCCCTCCCAACAATGAGACAAACCCGTAATGTAGCGCACGTTTAAGAGAAAAAGAGCGTACACGATTGACTTCAGGTGCGGGATTATTGATACGAATCGTTTGCTGGGCTTTCGGATTGAGTGAAAATTTTGCGACGGGAGATACGTGTTGTTTAATCAGCACATTAGCCAAACTGCCCGCAATAATGGCAATAATACTGGAAGTAATGACCCTATAGAACGTAAACGCCCAGCCGAACATTCCATAGGTTGCCAAAATCGAATCAACCCCCGTAATCGGCGTTGAAATCAAAAAGGATAATACCGCACCCTCGGATGCACCTTTTCGCTTTAGCTCGGCAGCAAAGGGAATAACACTGCACGAGCACAATGGAAGCGGTATTCCAAAGAGTGTCCCTTTAAACACAGATTTCCAACCTCGCGTTCCCAGCTGCTTGGTTATTAAATCCTCAGGAACCAGCTCGTGCAATATTCCGGCAATCAATACACCGACAACAATAAAGATTCCCATCGATGCACACAAATTCCAAAACGACGATGCTAATGCCTCCACCCTCTTATCCTTTTTAAAATTAATAATTATTATCGAATTATGACTCTTAATCCTTTCTATCTCATAAAAAGCTTGAATTACCCTCTTTTGCTCTTTTACTATTAATTTTTGCGTTACCGTTGAGTAACTTTAGAACTGTACGATTCTAAATATATTTACAAAAGGAGACCCAAATGGAAAAAATGACCCCATTAGAAAAAATGTTAGTCAAAAAACTTCGTCAATCCAAACGCGCCAGCTGGATGGTAGACTAAATCACATTTTGCCGCTCGAGGCAATCACTCTTCAAAATCTTTCACTCTTCTTATTAACTCTTTTTAACGTTATAATTGGCTTTACATTCGTTTATAGTTCTTTTGCCCTTCGTTAACATCGCTGCGTCATACTGCCGGATGTACCCTCGTGATGAGGCAGTATCTGTAACCAAGGAGTATCCTATGATTCGATTCGTCATCCTCCCAATATTGAGTTGTGCCTTTCTTGCGGCATCCACACCGACACCTATTGATATGGCATCTGATTTGAATCTGTCCGCCAATCAGATCAAACAACTGCAGCAAATCGATACGACTGTTGAACAGGTAAAACGTCATTCTTATG encodes:
- a CDS encoding OmpA family protein, whose amino-acid sequence is MKKLVFSSLLAATLLSASDYNYEVSPMAGYAFPSAQDLKDHGVYGAEMQFNNLDSVIKPELSVLFSDADYQNGAGKTDIFRSAINGVYDFDKSNNITPFVKAGLGYETMSNHQYDNHNSAFADAGAGVKVGITDQIALKLEAIEMLKFNHFNWDNNLLLMAGLNFAFGEKVQPAAPVPTPVPVPTPKPVVAAPAPKPVVVAAPIDSDGDGVFDPQDKCPDTPKGFKVDSDGCPLKATLHLNFATDSNKVDAEGTAKVDAFASFLKESPAYKANIVGHTDSTGSDKYNQKLSEKRAEAVKNMLIKDGVASERLTSEGMGEKMPVASNKTKEGRAENRRIEVELCK
- the msrA gene encoding peptide-methionine (S)-S-oxide reductase MsrA: MGCSEKALLGGGCFWCIEAVYNRVNGVCSAISGYAGGARPNPNYEQVCSGATGHAEVVEITYDPEIINYEQILEIFWEVHNPTTLNAQGADRGTQYRSVIFYINDDQKEKALGSMAEAQKGWSEQIVTELSPAPVFFPAEEYHQNYYAEHPTQGYCYAVIAPKIEKFMKKFEDKVKK
- a CDS encoding SO_0444 family Cu/Zn efflux transporter — protein: MEALASSFWNLCASMGIFIVVGVLIAGILHELVPEDLITKQLGTRGWKSVFKGTLFGIPLPLCSCSVIPFAAELKRKGASEGAVLSFLISTPITGVDSILATYGMFGWAFTFYRVITSSIIAIIAGSLANVLIKQHVSPVAKFSLNPKAQQTIRINNPAPEVNRVRSFSLKRALHYGFVSLLGGIASPLLWGLIIGAFISMMIPGNLSHYFTDSRWLGYLIAVAIAAPMYVCATASLPIAASLILAGVSPGAAFVFLSAGPATNTVTMGVVKSMLGTKALIIYLGSIIIGSVGFGIVFDLFFDATAIRGMLSHQEAHGWIENIGAGILLVLIAYNLIQARLNKKNKSCSGGSCCS